CACTCTTGTCTTGCTCCTGGTCCCGGTCTTGGTCCTCACTCTTGTCCTGGTCTTGGTCCTCAGTCTGGTCCAAGGTGTGTGGAGCcagcagtgtgtgtgcttgCTGTCCTGGAGGCTGATGGAGACTCTGAGCAGAGCTGGAGGACGAGGACGCAGAGACATCTACTCTGAGATGCTGGACGAGCCTCACACCTGTCCTGTGACTCAGGTAGGTCCCACTCTCACCTGTCTTCCTTACAGGTGAGTGTGGAGCATGCTCAGTGTGCTCTGTGTCCCTGCAGTACAGCGTGTCCTCGGCGGTCTGTCAGTACCTCGGTGTGTCGGAGCTCCTGGAGTCCCTGCAGTCTGACTGCTGGTCTTCGGCCCCTCTGAGCTCTCTGCTGCCCCCTGATGGCTCAAACCTGACCTCCTCCCAGATCAAGGGGTTCCTGTCCTGGTCTTGCAGGACTCTGTCCTCCGAGCCTCGGGGTGGAGACGCTGTCAGGTAAGGTGACAGCAGCTCCCCACATGAAGTCATGTGATTACGTACCAATGgtttttgctggtttgtgtGTCAGgcagcgccccctgctgctgggcGGCGTGCTGGAGCTTCCGTCACAGACGTCTGAGTTCAAACACTCGATGCAGCTCAGAGACGCCACAGGAGCTGCAGCCTGCGTGCTGACGGAGAgcagcgaggaggaggagggagcgCAGAGGGCGGTCTTTAACAGCGCCTGGATTGGTACaatgcacgcacacagacacacacacagtgacacacagcTTTAttctttaatgtgtgtgtgtgtgtgtgtgctgcaggtTGTCTGGTGGGTGTGGTGCAGTTCACCATGGTGACAGAGAGATTCCTCCAATCAGATTTCCCTTCCTACCAACACCTGGACCAGGACAGGTTCATCACACACagagggcgtttatcaatatgcgtacttgtgcgtacttgcgttctcgtgtactcgtgatacgtcatcagtcggagaccaagtactgttccaattcgaagtacgcatcacgccgagaacgcgaaaaagtcccggatgtgttctcgatccgtccgttttatcgagcatgcatcggtgtagacttgggacagctatatatcccagaatgcattgcgtccaaaactcaacagcggactcccggcacatcgcccccccctccccccgctcgcggacttctcactactcaggttaaagaaactccagcagctgtctatagtattgagtgtccactagaatagaaataaaagcgttctaacatctcacctgcttgtttttattaaggtatgtacacgtatgtacatgtacactatttttattaatagaggtttcactactgaggttaaaaatgatatataagtcacgtagatcacttctaaatgttaatgtttggtttatttcagtgttttatttgttcctgagtaaaccggtttggctgtgattaaagttaagcttcataacatgttactcacagttaaattaagaggggacgacagtaaaaactccggacctgtgacatcatcacgtacgctggtgttccgactgtacaaatcacgagtccgtgctcgcatacttgagaattgagaaacggccaacgagtccgtgctcgcgttctcggcgggtacatactcaccgagcacgcgagtacgtactcgcgtacttgggcattgataaacggccagacactgcaggtacacacacacacacacaacctgcAGCATGCTGACTGCTCATTGGTCCATTCTCTGTGATGTAAGAGGGTGTCTGATTGGTTCAGGATGTGAGCTTCCTTCCTGGTTGTAAACATTATGAGTTAAATAAAGCTGGGTTCAATTCACAGGGTTTACCTGCAGTTCTCTCTGGACCACCTGCACATCCTGAGTCCATCTGTTGCTATGGAGACACACCTGAGACACAAGGGGGaggagccaggagggaggggacGTCACTGCCAGGAAGCAGAcagtagaagaagaaggagaagagacTGCTGGGAgtaagaggaagagaagagaagaagaagaagcagattcCGGCAACCCCTGGTCCTGTGTCTCCATGGTGATCAGGGTGGAGCAGAAGGAGGGTGTGTCCTGGAGGAATACAGGGGCGGGGGCAGAGGATCAGGAGGCAGGGCTGAGACTGTGCTTCTCAGTGAAAGCTGCTGTGATTGGTCCAGTGGTCAGCTGGAGGCGGGACCCAAAGAATGAACCaatgacagagaaagaaagtgaacaaaagcaggagagaaAGGTGAGAGACGCACCTGTGTGGGTTTACCTGAGGTCACCTGGATACACagttacgtgtgtgtgtgtgtgtgtgtgtgtgtgtgtgcaggtggtGCTGGTGTTCTCAGGTGTGTGTACGCGGTGGTTTCCTGTCCTCCAGCCTGGATGTTTCTACAGACTCATCGCCGCTAACACTCAGGTATCAACCCAGCTTTGATGATGTCACTAAAGGGCGTGGCCAGAGGTTTCCCTCATCGGTCTCTGCTCTCTGATATTAGTACACATGAACGTTTTTCAGCTTTAACTGTACTTCttcactagggatgggtatcgtttaggttttatccgataccggtgccaaaccggtacttttgaaacggtgccggtgcttaaacggtgctcaaaccggtgcttaaagaatggagaacacaaaattggtccaaaaacctctcatgttcagctgttttttttgtaaaaagataacaatgttagccttttctgcagctatagggcatatatggcatcactcttggctggaagcagtgcttaaacaatggaaaaaacacaaactttgtccaaaaacctctcatgtttaactgttttccactttttctttgggctacctttttggccagggtgaagggagtatctgccatcaaacaagaagacagctgcatgtaactacgacggtgtttgctagttcaccttacatgcattaatgtaataatgtggttaatgtggtgaagctactcacgcagagaagaacggctgctgctgccatcatcatccgtcatcatttctgctacgctgacagggctaggggccaggactctctattggggggatgttgctaactccgggtccgataacaggcaccacacccgcagtagatgtgcagtgtgaggtctcgcagcaagctatcaaacacggcttatttctcggctttaaaaaaaccgctatgcgtcgccaggtgtttcatcagatttgaggtgttacctcctttgacagtatcacagtatcagcttaaagcacttgttgcaggctgctgagtttgcatcttttgctgtgaagtacagccagacttttgatcgcttcgccttgggcatttttaatctgtagctctgctctaaaagaacgtacgtacctggccccgcctactatcctcggaaacgtaaaatgattggctagaattggctcaggggaaaaaaaaagcaccgaaataaagcaccgaaatgtgcgctgcttttcggtctggttactaccgtttatgtcagcaccggtgccatcatggcaccggacaccggtacccatccctattcttcacacactgaggttaattatggagttccacagggttcaatgctaggaccagttctgtttacattatacatgcttgcTTTTGGCAGTATCATCAAAACACATAGCTTACATTtttactgctatgcagatgacaccgaACATTCCTGTTTGTGAGTTGATATGACCTAAATCCTTGCAGCTGATTGGCCCATGTGTCTGTCAATCAGGATCCCAGTGTTTTGATTGGCTGTGGAGTTTCTGGGCGCAGTGGGGTGGATCTCCACGCTGAGTCAACCCTACAAGTCAGACGTGGTTGGAGATTCCACACTCTGACACGCCCACTGCTGCTGCCCACCTGCagacaggtaacacacacacacacacacacacacacacacacggtttgtTCCCCGTCTTCCTCCAGGACCCTTAAACTTTTTTTATAGAGATTGACAAACCATGTGACTTTCACGCATTGCATTGTGGGTACAAgtggcaacaaaatcaaaatactGCATGAAGCGTTAGCATTTCCAACACCAGTAATCATCATTTCTGTGGTTTTAATCCgtacttgcattttatttgccccaaaaacagttGTGTGCAAAACGACGGAGAACACAGCAGATCTGTACAACGACAGAGTTGacgtaaaggaaaaaaaaaaaaagtatgaggaaaaaatcaaaggggtgaaagggtcagacccatacgagcatacagagtggagtaaggacgttagcgtgctgcccaactttcatcacacacatatttgttattatatggtcctaagttttagtgcatacactcacaagatgtttagtaacttcagatccctgcaacaagcccaggtccagtttactttggtgatttggactattccatttcacagctgtaGCTGGGGCTGCAGAGTAGGCccgccactaatcagaaggtcggtggtttgattccaggctgcctcctggctgtcCAAATATCCTTATATTAACCCCTATACTAACCCCATGTCTGCcgactggtggtggtcagagggcccggtggcgccagtgtccggcagcctcgcctctgtcagtgtggccCAGggtagctgtggctacaatgtagctgccatcaccagtgtgtgaatgactgaatgtagtgtaaagcgctttggggtccttagggactgagtaaagcactatacaaatgcCATTTACCGTTTATTTAGCtgttgttaaatatttttatctcCTGTACAGTCCAACACAATCTATTTGTCGtttcaggttgtagtattacacaacattttcagatctaatagaaataaaatgagtgtttcgtaattcattcaatttattgtctttatttataactggcattattgtttcattcttttatagaatcttacaagaaagaggcaaaactgtaaaaatccatcagctttattagctgcttcgtgaaaaacaaatcaatacaaaaacaaacaaaaaaacccccactggAACTCAACttactggaaaacagttattcatccTTTGATTGCTTCAAAACCTGGGCACATATATAAAaatttctcttccacgacgTCATCCGATAAAAAACTATCTCTTTACCTGTCGGCTTcctgtggctgtcatgcgaccggctattgcagttaataatacaacagcttcttgccattttttgtgtttctttttatttactgtgtgactgtttccatgtgaaagcctgcgtgcgctagcaCCGCTTGCCACtcgttcccagaatcctttgcggttttacccctgaatgacgtcacattttccatctctcttctctgtgttttcagGCCGTCCCACCCACAGTCTTGTCTGTCTCAGAGGTCTTAGACTGCAGGTAAACTGCTCATCCCTCACTGAGTCGCCCCCTGTGGCCATCTGAGGAACTGCAGCTCCAGCCTGCTTTAAACTcttactggtgtgtgtgtgtgtgtgtgtgtgtgtgtgtgtgtgtgtgtgtgtgtgtgtgtgtgtgtgtgtctgtgtttcagctcagaGCTGGTGTGTTTTCAGGGTGTGGTGTCTGAAAGGATCAGTGTGAACAACAGGACTGCccactctggacacacacactcaggtaAACACACAGGTGGTTTGTGTATCAGGCTTTTTCTGCTGTGACGTTTTAACATGGGGGTCTATGGgggctgactcactgctgcctctgctggacactagaggaactgcaggcgTCAGTGCTTCAGGTGTGAGTCTCAGGTCTGACTGTTAgcttaatgtgtgtgtgcaggtgtgcgTCTCACTCTTTGTGACCAAGCTGGGAGGAGTCTGCAGGTGTACCTGGACTTAAGCCACACCCCCTACCCACCTGGCCTGTTGCCGGGTAACACTCTGCTGTTGTCTGGTTTCCAGAGGAGGCTGtccaggtgagacacacatagACAGGCTTATAAATGTTTGGACTCTTTATTTGGACTCATTTCCAACCAGTGTAACCcaacaataaaattatgaattatcttgcataaataggctgctgatcttctttactcatttcaggtgttaccagcaaaatagttgttTGATCATCTGGGAATGTTCAATACAAAGTTATGCCGATGGTTACGTACCTGTGTGgtttacctgtgtgtgtgtttcaggacaGGAAGTGTGTACTGCACGTACTTACCTGTCAGCTCCATAACTGTGGTCTCCCTGGGAGACACCAGGTAAGTTTACAGGGCAGGTAAAGTCTGGTTCACGTGTTTGTcgtgctgttgtttatttgtttgttttgtttctatcagctcggcccagcctcctcctcctgctcccaTCATGCACCTGGGTGAGTGGGCTCTGAGCAGCAAGCAGAGGTGCACTGTGggacaggtcaaaggtcacgtggtgtgtttcctgttcctgcaACTGCAGTGGAGCTGCTCGCTGTGTGGCAGCGTGTACACACAGGTACTGCATAAAATACACACAGTGTGTACAGGATGTGTTTAGTTGTAGTTTCTCGGGTGCAGTGAAAGTACTCAGAGTGCTTCATGTGTTGTTAGCGTGTTGGTGGTGTGTTAGTGTTAGTGCACGTAAGTAAAGTGTAGTTTTGGAGTAAACTGCTCACGatttcaggtgtgtgtgtttacctgttgctctctctctctcagggcTGCAGCAGCTCTCAGTGTCACTCGACCTCGTCAGTGTTTCAGTCCAAAGCAAAGTAAGAGCAGCTTCCTGTTGAGCTCACCTGCTGATACATGTTAATCACCTGGATGAGTCAGGTGACAGTCACATGATCAAACCATGTCGCTCTGCTCTTCGATCAGGCTGGTGATTGATGACGGGACAGGTGAGGCTCACGTCTGGTTCTCAGCTGCTCTGGTTCGTGCTCTGCTGGGATTGGCTGACGGTCAGTGGGAGGGGCTTCAGAGAGCActcagggtcagaggtcacatcAGAGTCTTCCCTCGTGGGCAGAGCCAGGTCAGTACCACCTGTcaggtcaaaggagtttgcaaagaaaagcgtctggacttctttgagttgcttgaagacgtttcacctctcatccgagaagcttcttcagttctaaggtcaaatggccgagagtcccagatttaaacccagtgggagtatccccccaaggagggacaaaggaccccctggtgatcctctaatcacatgcaccaaggtgtgaaagtgggtgtgggacctaatcagccagggtttcaggtgagctcattgtgaaacctggccccaccctatcatgtgaattcctgaggtcagatggcccaggatgtgagtgggcgttaaggcgtctggggagggaactcaaaactggattatagatggcagacagttggtgtcgtaaaccaccgcctctgttcaaagatggtcgctcacagtggacatagatggcctctttcacctGTCAGGTGTATATATTTACCTGTCACAGGTGAGTCACGTGCTCATCGTcgtctttaaactttattttgtctttaaaattTAAGATCGggtcatgtttttatttctgaggCTTTAACTGTGAAAGGGCACATCCTGTTTGCATCCTGGTAACAGCTCCGTCTGCTCACACTTTACTGCTGAACTGGTTTGGGGGCGTGGCCACTTCCACCTTTAAAAGTCTATAGGTGTGACGGACCCACGCTGGGCTCACGTGAACAGGAGGGAGGGGCCTTACAGTTCACTGCAACACCACACCTCCCACACGGAGGGTGGAGACCACAGGGGAGGGGCAGCACAGCGAGAGGCATTTAGGACTCGGGTCACACCAGGAGAACCCACAGGGACCCTCCACCCACAGGTGGAGCTGTGTTAACTGAATATTAATTTTTGTCCTTTACTGCAGAAAATAATTATAATCATAAGAAAGTGAGATTAGTATCAAACAGTAACAgtttataaaaacacaaacgtGGAGTCTAAACTGAGACGTCCTGTTTAAAATAACAAGAACACGTTTTAACTCCATAAACTGTGACGCGAGACTCTTTATGATTAATGAGCACTTATTTCCATTTATGGTTTTAACTCATTcatgttatttgttatttactttGCAAAGCTCAGTTTGTAGAAtcaagttcaaactgagagttTTCTTCATATTTACAGTCGGTGTAAAAACGTCAGAAGGTTtgagtgaaaagagagaaacagacgtTTGTGAGGATTCACATTGTGGATATCTGAGGTTATCAGAGTGTCAGGAAGTGAAACCTGAAGAAAGTCAAAGAGCCGCCCAGTACAGAACAAGCCTGTCAGAGCAAAGACTTCAAAGACTCTATAGGCTGCACAGGGACACACTGTGAGCTCACAGAGCTCCACGTCTGCAGAGCAGACACCTTCAGCCACACTGCTGAGGACGACCGGGACAAAGACCCTGCAGACTGAAACGTCCTGTGGTCAGAGGAGGTGAAAcgagaagaagatgcagctaCAACCCAAAGAACAGCGTCCACACAGTGAAGCACGGTGGGGACGCTGTGGGGGGAcaccacagagagaaacagacgtCCTGCAGGACGTTTCCACAGGGCCGAGCCGTGAGTCTGCAGTCACAtaacctctgtctctgtctcaggTGTGTGACGGGGACGCTGACGACTTCCTCCTCCACTTCCTGTTGTGTCTGTGCAGCAGTGATGTCATGATTCGGCCGCTCAACCTCACCTGCAGGAAACGCACCAACCAGAGACCAGAAGGTAACCCCACCCTCACCACCCTGACCAACCTGACTGCAACCTTCAGagtcgtgtgtgtgtttgtgtttcagaggTGAGGAGGTTCACTCGAGGAGACAGAGAGTTCCTGACCAGACTGGCTCCTCCCCTTCAGCTCACCTGTCTGCACCTCCACCCTGACTGAGCTCCACCTGCTTcgttctgattttatctgttCTACGTGTTCgtacaaataaaactttattgctCCTCCTCCTGTCACACGGTATCTCACCTTCACTGAACCTAACGCTGGTGatcagggtcagaggtcacacgAAGCTCTCTGGGTTTAACCTCACATGAAAGGGGCGGAGCTGTCATCATCACAAAGGGGTGTTTAACAGGTCATGTGACCCTTCTACAGGAAGTGATCCCTGTGAGTGGCGCCCACATCAGAGACGTTCTCAGATGGTGATTCATAAAACCTGCACCAGTAAAATCTGAAAGTGGAAGGATGATGAGTGAAACTGGTTAATCTGGTGTTTGTGGCACAGAGCgggataataaaggtttgaCCTCCACTGTGTGACACGTGTACCTGAACAGGTGTGCTGTGTGACACGTGTGGCTCTGGGTCAGGTGTAACTCCCACAGCCTGTAGTTCAGattctctgtgtttgtgaagtaaaactaaacactgtGAAcgtgtttcagtttctttacagACGTCAGACGGTGAAAGCTTCAGCCTGACCAGGAAAGAATCAGTCTGCTTTAAATCACACTTACTTTAAAATTCATTTCTCCTCACcttcatgtgttttgtattattGGATCTTATACTGAAAGAGTTCATCCATCGACACATTTTAATCCTGCAACATTTCACCGTGTTAGTTTGTCATAAATTGGACTATTTTAGGTTAAATGATTTCAGTTCATCTTTCCAATAAAGCTGGCAGCCCTGAAACAACTGTTCTCTCTGAGGGTGTTTTGcatgtaaataaaagtgaaatcattaAATGTAAGTTCTGTGAACAGAGCCGTCCAGTGGAGctcctcagggctctgtgcttTCACCACTTTGTTTTCTATGCTAATGAGTGTCAGAGCACGTCAGCATTAGTCCTTTAACATGGTCACAGCCACTGATGAATCTGTTCAAATGTGGGGTTTTTAATCCAGGTTTACATCACATTTAAACAGCCTCCATGAAACGGGCCTTGttggatttgtattgtgattgtcatttatgcttagaaatatctacccatatatgcttagagttttataatcagtTGTAGAGTGGTAGAGgttttgatccttaatagtctgcaaacttTGTTTGCATTCCAGAGCAAGtggctttcacacccacattttgggagcatgggagaggtcgtaccttgtcttattgttttatggacGTTTATGTTTTAAGGATAAACGTGTTTTagtgtaaaaatgtgtttttagtctaagtgccttttgtttagatggacagCTTTGAGGAGTCTTCAtggggtcacatcttgacccccccccccccacacacacacacacacacacggtattctttgttcacatgtatacctatgtaaaacgttatatgttaatgaacctatgcatattcatgtaaccacaataaaagaagtgttatggggaacctggctgagagtctgacggaggtcaagtgggtggaacaaCACTTGGCTCCAGACAGGCatcctcatgcatgagtaacacatGCATTAGATTAGCATTGCCGAGATTAGCTGCTTCATTTGGTTCGGCCTAAAGTTAAAGTTAGGTTAAAGTTCTCTCACTGATCGAGTGTTTATATGATAAGATGCATGTTTAATGCAGAAACTTGGAATTACAAGTTAGTAAGAAGGTTTTTAACAAAGGTTTAATTTAAGCCTGAAGTTCAGGTGGAAGAAATTTCACGTTTGATGAAGGAAGATCAAGGTTTATCAAGGCTAACAAGGAAATAGGTCAAAATAAGGTAAGGTGATAAAATATGATTGATATATATAATCAATAAATAAGGTGAAAATATCAGATAAAAGGTTTCTTTGGTTATAAGGAATAagtaggtcaaaggtcagattaAACAGGATCAGCAAAATTTAAACAAGGACAAAGAAATAATACATCAAACAACGAAAAAATTAAAAGTGAGTTAATGAGAAATTAAACGTTTAAATCAGGTTAAGAGTTAAATTTTAACCCTTTGTTagttaaactaaataaaataagcaGAATAAACGATTGGAGGAAAAAGCAAAGATGTTGTGATCAAAGCTCTTTTAAAATAGTTTGTacgaaataaagaaaaacacgtTTCAGTAAATTGTAtgttgactcccatcaccctctggaacacaaacttggagtaattaggaccctacaccaccgggcagaacatgttccctctaagcctgaagggaaaaaagaaggaacacacacacgtaaaggaagcactcaaaacatgcggttatcctaactgggcgttcataaagtcagcaaagaggcacagaaaagaagatcagacaccagcgagggaggataagaaagacagacgcaacaacgttgtcctcccctatgtagccggtgtatcagagaaactcaggagagttttctccaagcacgacatcccagtgtacttcagacccagcaacacactcagacacaaactggttcacccgaaagacaaaactccaaaacacagactgaacaacgtggtgtatgctgtacagtgcagcgaggaatgcccagacctctacattggagagaccaaacagccacttcacaagcgcatggcacaacatagaagagccacctccacaggacaagactcagcagtccatctgcatcttaaggataaaggtcactctttcgaggatgccaatgttcacatattggacagagaggacagatggtttgaaagaggagtgaaagaggccatctatgtccactgtgagcgaccatctttgaacagaggcggtggtttacgacaccaactgtctgccatctataatccagttttgagttccctccccagacgccttaatgcccactcacatcctgggccatctgacctcaggaaatcacatgatagggtggggccaggtttcacaatgagctcacccgaaaccctggctgattaggtcccacacccgctttcacaccttggcgcatgtgattagaggatcaccagggggtcctttgtccctccttggggggatactcccactgggtttaaatctgggactctcggccatttgaccttagaactgaagaagcttctcggatgagaggtgaaacgtcttcaagcaactcaaagaagtccagacgcttttctttgcaaactcctttgaataTCAAACATATGTAAAATCAATTGTTATATCAATGGACTGGTTTTTcaatacaacacaataaaatatagattaaaatatggaaaacaaatagaaaaaaaaatgaccacCCAGATCTTTAATTAAGGTAAAGGTTGGCATTTAGAAATACCAAGTGCCTCAGCTTTGAGGAGCAGATACGGTTTCTTCTGTCAGTAACTATCTGCCCTGTTTTGGAGAAGATGCTCTCAGAGGGGACTGATGTTGCCACAATGCACAGTCTCCATGTCATCACCTGGGTAAGACGTGGGTAAATTGAAGACTTGGTCTCCCACCGGTTCAGTGGGTCTACACCTCTGGCAAAGGGGCTCATCAATGTAGTATCACTTCCAGTATTGCATCTGCTGAGGGATTCCCTCTGGCAGTGTCTCTACTTGCTCATTCTTCAAAGAACCTTGAAACAGCAGATGCTTGTTGCTCCTTTTGTTCACCCTCTTCTACGTCTTCTCCCTCTTGGTCCACTGGCAGTGGAGTTGGTTGGCTGGATCTTGCTGCTGAAGTTATTCTCTGAAAAGCTTCATCCACTGCTCTGTTGTCATTAAAGACCAGcttcttgaatcttgaatcaaGAATGGTGCTTTCAGAGAGAACAGCGTTATATTCCATTCTGTGGAACTTTCTGTCCGTGGATGCACAGAGAGCATCCACCAACTCTTTCACTTTTCCTGTAGTTACTCTGGTTTGGTGCGCAGCTGTCACTCTCTGCAGACTCTTGCACAGAATTAACATTTTGGAGGCTGTGACATAGCTGAAAAAGAGTAAATAACAATGTTTCAAAATtatgctttttacatttttttaaacaacaacaactactactactactactactactactactactactactactactactgataataataataataataataataataatgataaaaatactaataataatgataatgcaataacattttcacactcacctgtctgcaCTGATCTCCACAGTGACCTGCTCAAATGTCTCCAGAACAGTGCGTGCCTCCTGTAGTAACTATCATTCCTCGTGGCTCAGAGGGTCAACCAGTGCACTGATAACTGCTGGGGTAGAGATGACTGCATCCTTGGACTCCAGAATCCGTTTTAGCATATGAAAGGTGGAGTTCCACCTTGTGATACATTCTTGCTTGAGCTTCAGCTCAGGCATGTGTAACCCACATCAGATTTGTGGGTTGTGCTGCTGCATAATGTTAGAGGTGTA
The sequence above is a segment of the Oreochromis aureus strain Israel breed Guangdong linkage group 3, ZZ_aureus, whole genome shotgun sequence genome. Coding sequences within it:
- the LOC120438649 gene encoding CST complex subunit CTC1-like codes for the protein MVIRVEQKEGVSWRNTGAGAEDQEAGLRLCFSVKAAVIGPVVSWRRDPKNEPMTEKESEQKQERKVVLVFSGVCTRWFPVLQPGCFYRLIAANTQDPSVLIGCGVSGRSGVDLHAESTLQVRRGWRFHTLTRPLLLPTCRQAVPPTVLSVSEVLDCSSELVCFQGVVSERISVNNRTAHSGHTHSGVRLTLCDQAGRSLQVYLDLSHTPYPPGLLPGNTLLLSGFQRRLSRTGSVYCTYLPVSSITVVSLGDTSSAQPPPPAPIMHLGEWALSSKQRCTVGQVKGHVVCFLFLQLQWSCSLCGSVYTQGCSSSQCHSTSSVFQSKAKLVIDDGTGEAHVWFSAALVRALLGLADGQWEGLQRALRVRGHIRVFPRGQSQVCDGDADDFLLHFLLCLCSSDVMIRPLNLTCRKRTNQRPEEVRRFTRGDREFLTRLAPPLQLTCLHLHPD